One Branchiostoma lanceolatum isolate klBraLanc5 chromosome 18, klBraLanc5.hap2, whole genome shotgun sequence DNA window includes the following coding sequences:
- the LOC136423864 gene encoding formyl peptide receptor-related sequence 3-like, translating to MCVTFFLCWSPYAIVVLADFEDNWPQTVHILALIMAHASSSINCIIYGFTNEKFRRGLFHLVRKARVQTASENDLNANGPSHAPTDIEMFHVNKPIHTNMIVIS from the exons ATGTGCGTGACCTTTTTCCTCTGCTGGTCCCCCTACGCCATAGTGGTACTGGCCGACTTCGAAGACAACTGGCCTCAG ACGGTGCATATCCTTGCCCTGATCATGGCGCATGCGTCCTCGAGCATCAACTGCATCATCTACGGCTTCACCAATGAGAAGTTCCGACGCGGACTGTTCCATTTGGTGAGAAAAGCGAGGGTCCAGACCGCCTCAGAAAACGACCTCAATGCCAACGGTCCGTCTCATGCCCCAACTGATATCGAAATGTTCCACGTTAACAAGCCTATCCATACAAACATGATCGTGATCTCTTAA
- the LOC136424599 gene encoding melatonin receptor type 1A-like, whose translation MAVESELPRVTMMVLVVILIVVGTIGNLSIILVISLTKDLWTTTNIFIINLAVADLFVTTIVDPYNAVGINLSQYLLNHPVQCEVVGSICVITCSVSLATVAAIGFNRYLFVCHKPLHDRIFTKKVCGVIVLCLWLYGGLVDIPLHFGWGDHGYDLKTMGCTYDRTHTYGYTLYLVMMIVILPLLIVIYSYTNVYMFARSSRKRLVGAMNEEKVKQDDLKVRRHFEFARSK comes from the exons ATGGCGGTTGAGTCGGAGTTGCCGCGAGTAACGATGATGGTTCTGGTGGTGATTCTCATTGTCGTTGGAACGATTGGGAACTTGTCCATCATTCTCGTCATCTCCTTGACCAAGGATCTCTGGACCACAACCAACATCTTCATCATCAACTTGGCCGTGGCGGACTTGTTTGTCACAACCATAGTGGATCCGTACAACGCAGTGG GAATCAACCTGAGTCAGTATCTGCTGAATCATCCTGTCCAGTGCGAGGTGGTCGGCTCCATCTGTGTCATCACTTGCTCCGTTTCCTTGGCAACCGTCGCGGCCATCGGGTTCAACAGATACCTGTTTGTGTGCCACAAGCCGCTGCACGACAGG ATCTTCACTAAAAAGGTGTGTGGAGTGATCGTGCTGTGTCTGTGGCTGTACGGAGGTCTGGTGGATATCCCCCTTCACTTTGGCTGGGGTGACCATGGCTACGACCTGAAGACTATGGGCTGCACGTACGACCGGACACACACGTACGGATACACGCTGTACCTG GTCATGATGATAGTCATCCTCCCACTGCTGATCGTGATCTACTCCTACACGAACGTCTACATGTTCGCGCGCAGTTCGCGCAAGCGCCTTGTGGGTGCCATGAACGAGGAAAAGGTCAAACAGGATGACCTCAAGgtacgccgccattttgaatttgctcGTAGTAAATAG
- the LOC136424600 gene encoding uncharacterized protein: protein MTGLELTGPLVFPQPVRIDNPIPVVFENDPVTITCQTDNLGNPPARFTGPDFLTTSGSSNSATLTIPSASREDDGKIFTCTLEYEGQGQDGEAFIENYSATANLTVYYLPREVTVEGHNNNTTLEEGQDVILECFFQDYNPQPSITWWKDGVDLRGETSTTLKLESLKVGDKGAYVCKTTVNVLGQERSKESPAVYVNVTSTGGAYQPTAQPGGALPNTGDLPVSTIGTIAGVSGVLVLVIILIVSVICVRRKRNPGPNHGGEERVNGRNNVCYQPNGDVSTRPLLKASYPNGNNSAHGQEIVIHCREATIYPQQACDAESLETPSEPSMQLSTLNPTSLSCEPSTSSVEPRSDTTPKQPPSSDLFSTNEKLPYHNLDSNINNFSADTTSTDMSPTSEKLPYENQESSSGGYPKTGTSTEGGNPTSSSISSDLEEVTNPKLAAEDEDSSGPRSLHSNTGLPSLRDSLDVGAMISVDSDASRPTSSSPNLLSNNPPNNTGVPADSNNLNIPIDKPVTVTDKRSAINNLSGSSDTMEESIVLAGSGGGDQEHPPFMSEDVDSLREKGDEVAITIDLMLKKTPLKTDHLGLSESKLRDLYINLYSGDNNWKIFADKLGLNVQNIQVIDCCSTQHHLKAAEIVMYHWQRMADKEGSVPCSEEKLRELLKEIDRPDLIAILDGEQ from the exons atgacaggattggAACTgacaggacctcttg TCTTCCCTCAACCAGTTCGCATCGACAACCCCATCCCAGTCGTGTTTGAGAACGACCCCGTTACCATCACGTGCCAAACTGACAACCTGGGGAACCCCCCAGCGAGGTTCACCGGTCCAGACTTCCTGACAACTTCAGGGTCATCAAACTCAGCGACCTTGACTATACCATCTGCTAGCAGGGAGGATGATGGGAAAATCTTCACTTGCACCCTTGAgtatgaaggtcaaggtcaagatgGTGAAGCATTCATTGAGAACTATTCGGCAACTGCCAACCTTACTGTATACT ACCTTCCGAGAGAAGTCACCGTAGAGGgccacaataacaacacaactCTGGAAGAAGGGCAGGACGTCATCTTAGAATGCTTCTTCCAAGACTACAACCCACAACCCAGCATAACGTGGTGGAAGGATGGCGTGGACCTCCGTGGAGAAACATCAACGACCTTGAAGTTGGAGTCCTTGAAGGTCGGAGACAAAGGGGCGTACGTGTGTAAGACAACTGTGAACGTTCTGGGCCAAGAGAGATCAAAGGAAAGCCCAGCGGTGTATGTCAATGTTACTAGTACAGGAGGTGCCT aTCAACCAACTGCACAACCAGGTGGCGCACTTCCTAACACCGGGGACCTGCCAGTTTCCACTATTGGAACCATAGCAGGTGTTTCAGGTGTCCTGGTGTTGGTCATCATCCTAATTGTGTCAGTCATCTGCGTACGCAGGAAAAGAAACCCTGGGCCCAACCATGGAG gagAGGAGCGAGTGAATGGAAGAAACAATGTCTGCTATCAGCCAAATGGAGATGTTTCAACT AGACCCTTGCTGAAAGCCAGCTATCCAAATGGTAACAACAGTGCACATGGTCAAGAAATAGTCATTCACTGCAGAGAAGCAACGATCTACCCGCAACAAGCTT GTGATGCAGAGTCGTTGGAAACCCCTTCAGAGCCATCCATGCAGCTGTCAACCCTCAACCCAACCTCACTTTCATGTGAGCCCTCCACCAGCAGTGTGGAACCTCGGAGTGATACCACTCCCAAGCAGCCGCCATCTTCAGACCTGTTCTCGACCAATGAGAAGCTACCATATCACAACCTCGACTCAAACATCAACAACTTTTCAGCAGACACAACAAGCACAGACATGTCCCCAACTTCCGAGAAGCTTCCGTATGAAAACCAGGAGTCAAGCAGCGGCGGCTACCCAAAAACCGGAACGAGCACAGAAGGCGGCAACCCCACTTCTTCCTCAATTTCATCTGACCTTGAAGAAGTCACCAACCCAAAGCTTGCAGCAGAAGACGAAGACTCCAGTGGCCCAAGGTCGCTCCATTCTAATACCGGCTTACCTTCCCTCCGTGATAGCTTGGATGTTGGCGCAATGATAAGCGTAGACAGCGACGCTTCAAGACCAACCAGCTCAAGCCCCAACCTCCTTTCTAACAATCCACCCAACAACACAGGTGTCCCCGCTGACAGTAATAACCTGAACATACCCATTGATAAACCAGTAACTGTGACAGACAAAAGATCTGCAATCAACAACCTGTCAGGGAGCTCGGATACCATGGAAGAGTCCATTGTGCTTGCGGGGAGTGGAGGGGGGGACCAGGAACACCCACCCTTCATGAGTGAAGACGTGGACTCTCTGAGGGAAAAAGGAGACGAG GTGGCCATCACCATAGACCTCATGTTGAAGAAGACACCACTGAAGACGGACCACCTTGGCCTCTCAGAGTCTAAGTTGAGAGACCTCTACATAAATCTCTACTCTGGAGACAACAATTGGAAGATTTTTGCTGATAAACTGG GTTTGAACGTTCAGAATATCCAGGTGATTGACTGTTGTAGCACCCAGCACCATCTGAAAGCGGCAGAGATCGTCATGTATCACTGGCAGCGCATGGCGGACAAAGAGGGCAGCGTACCCTGCAGTGAAGAGAAACTAAGAGaacttttgaaagaaattgatCGACCTGACTTGATTGCCATCTTAGATGGGGAACAGTGA